The following are encoded in a window of Staphylococcus piscifermentans genomic DNA:
- the rho gene encoding transcription termination factor Rho, which produces MTERVRTSPQYESFHELYKNNTTKVLTEKAKALKLTNYSKLNKKELVLAIMEAQMEKDGNYYMEGILDDIQPDGYGFLRTVNYSKGEKDIYISASQIRRFEIKLGDKVTGKVRKPKDNEKYYGLLQVDFVNDHNAEEVKKRPHFQALTPLYPEERIKLETVPTNYSTRIMDLVVPIGLGQRGLIVAPPKAGKTSLLKEIANAISTNKPDAKLFILLVGERPEEVTDIERSSEDAEVVHSTFDEPPQHHVKVAELLLERAKRLVEIGEDVIILMDSITRLARAYNLVIPPSGRTLSGGLDPASLYKPKNFFGAARNIEAGGSLTILATALVDTGSRMDDVIYEEFKGTGNMELHLDRKLSERRIFPAIDIARSSTRKEELLVDQKELDSLWQLRNMFRDTTDFTERFIRKLKRSKTNKEFFEQLQAAAVESQKTGKPII; this is translated from the coding sequence ATGACTGAAAGAGTGCGTACATCTCCTCAATATGAGTCCTTTCATGAGCTGTACAAGAACAATACAACAAAAGTTCTCACTGAGAAAGCTAAAGCATTAAAACTAACTAATTACAGCAAACTCAATAAGAAAGAATTAGTACTTGCCATTATGGAAGCACAGATGGAAAAAGATGGGAATTACTACATGGAAGGCATCTTAGATGATATCCAGCCGGATGGATATGGCTTTTTACGAACGGTCAACTATTCAAAAGGTGAAAAAGATATTTATATCTCTGCCAGCCAAATTCGTCGTTTCGAAATTAAACTCGGCGACAAAGTAACTGGTAAAGTAAGAAAACCAAAAGATAATGAAAAATACTATGGTTTGCTCCAAGTTGATTTCGTCAACGATCATAACGCAGAGGAAGTAAAGAAAAGACCCCACTTCCAAGCTTTAACTCCACTTTATCCCGAAGAAAGAATCAAATTAGAAACAGTACCCACTAACTATTCGACTAGAATTATGGATTTAGTTGTGCCTATCGGTTTAGGACAACGTGGATTAATTGTAGCACCACCTAAAGCAGGAAAGACTTCTTTATTAAAAGAAATAGCCAATGCAATATCAACAAACAAACCTGATGCTAAATTATTTATCCTCTTAGTGGGTGAAAGACCTGAAGAGGTAACAGATATAGAACGCTCAAGCGAAGACGCTGAGGTTGTACACTCTACATTTGACGAACCGCCTCAACACCATGTGAAAGTTGCAGAGTTACTGTTAGAACGTGCGAAACGCCTTGTTGAAATCGGTGAGGATGTTATCATTTTGATGGATTCCATTACACGACTTGCGCGTGCATATAACTTAGTCATTCCACCAAGTGGCCGTACTTTATCAGGTGGTTTAGATCCTGCTTCTTTATATAAACCTAAGAATTTCTTCGGTGCAGCCAGAAATATTGAAGCTGGTGGTAGTTTGACCATCTTAGCTACTGCCTTAGTAGACACAGGTTCTCGTATGGATGATGTTATCTATGAAGAATTCAAAGGAACAGGTAATATGGAATTACATCTGGATCGCAAACTTTCAGAACGTCGTATTTTCCCAGCTATTGATATCGCGAGAAGTTCAACACGTAAAGAAGAATTGTTAGTGGATCAAAAAGAACTAGACAGCTTATGGCAACTGCGTAATATGTTCCGCGATACGACAGATTTTACAGAACGCTTTATTCGCAAGCTGAAAAGATCTAAAACGAACAAAGAATTTTTTGAACAACTTCAAGCTGCTGCAGTTGAAAGTCAAAAGACAGGCAAACCGATAATCTAA
- a CDS encoding type B 50S ribosomal protein L31, with protein MRQGIHPEYHKVIFLDTTTNFKFLSGSTKTSSETMEWEDGNEYPVIRLDISSDSHPFYTGRQKFAAADGRIERFNKKFGFKSSNNNE; from the coding sequence ATGAGACAAGGAATTCATCCTGAATACCACAAAGTTATTTTCTTAGATACAACAACTAACTTTAAATTTTTAAGTGGTTCAACTAAAACATCATCAGAAACTATGGAATGGGAAGACGGCAACGAATATCCAGTAATTCGTTTGGACATCTCTTCTGATTCACATCCGTTCTATACTGGTCGTCAAAAATTCGCTGCTGCGGATGGCCGTATCGAACGTTTCAACAAAAAATTTGGTTTCAAATCATCAAATAATAACGAATAA
- a CDS encoding thymidine kinase yields the protein MYETYHSGWIECITGSMFSGKSEELIRRLKRGIFAKQKVVVFKPTIDDRYHKEKVVSHNGNAIEAINIQCAEEILEHDLSEVDVIGIDEVQFFENNIVDIAQDLAEQGHRVIVAGLDMDFRGRPFEPMPQLLAVSELVTKLQAVCAVCGAPASRTQRLINGRPAKADDPVIMVGADESYEPRCRAHHIVAPSESEKEEL from the coding sequence ATGTACGAAACTTATCATTCCGGATGGATTGAATGTATCACTGGCAGTATGTTCAGCGGGAAATCTGAAGAATTAATTCGTCGATTAAAACGTGGTATTTTTGCTAAACAAAAAGTAGTGGTATTCAAACCGACAATAGATGACCGCTATCACAAAGAAAAAGTGGTATCTCATAATGGCAATGCAATTGAGGCCATTAATATACAATGCGCCGAAGAGATTTTAGAACATGACTTATCTGAAGTTGATGTTATAGGTATAGATGAAGTTCAATTTTTTGAAAATAATATTGTAGATATTGCACAAGATTTAGCTGAACAAGGTCATCGTGTCATCGTTGCGGGTTTAGACATGGACTTTAGAGGACGACCTTTCGAACCTATGCCGCAATTGTTGGCGGTGAGTGAACTTGTTACAAAGTTACAAGCTGTATGTGCAGTATGCGGAGCGCCTGCCAGCAGAACACAACGTCTCATTAATGGCAGACCAGCTAAAGCGGATGATCCGGTTATCATGGTCGGAGCAGACGAAAGTTACGAACCAAGATGTCGCGCACATCATATTGTTGCGCCGAGTGAATCTGAGAAGGAGGAATTATAG
- the prfA gene encoding peptide chain release factor 1, with protein sequence MFDQLDIVEERYEQLNELLSDPDVVSDSNKLREYSKEQSDLQKTVDVYRQYKQNKEDIDEIVEMLSETSDKEEVDMLKADMSELKDTLPGLEEELKMLLIPKDPNDDKNVVVEIRAAAGGDEAAIFAGDLYRMYTRYSESLGYKTEVIEMNDSDHGGFKEISFTINGQGAYSKLKYENGAHRVQRVPETESGGRIHTSTATVAVLPEAEDVEVDIKDADLKIETYRSSGAGGQHVNTTDSAVRITHLPTGIIATSSEKSQIQNREKALKVLKARVYDMKLQEEQEKYDSERKSAVGTGDRSERIRTYNYPQNRVTDHRIGLTIQKLDQIVEGKLEEIIDALTMSEQTEKLKELNNVDL encoded by the coding sequence GTGTTTGACCAGTTAGATATAGTTGAAGAACGTTATGAGCAATTAAATGAATTACTGAGTGATCCAGATGTTGTCAGCGATTCCAATAAGCTGAGAGAGTATTCTAAAGAACAATCGGATCTTCAAAAGACTGTAGATGTATATCGTCAATATAAACAAAATAAAGAAGATATTGACGAAATTGTAGAAATGCTCTCTGAAACATCTGATAAAGAAGAAGTAGATATGTTGAAAGCAGATATGAGTGAATTGAAAGATACACTTCCTGGTTTAGAAGAAGAATTGAAAATGTTGTTGATTCCTAAAGATCCGAATGATGACAAAAACGTTGTAGTTGAAATCAGAGCAGCTGCAGGCGGCGATGAAGCGGCTATATTTGCAGGCGATTTATATCGTATGTACACACGCTACAGTGAATCACTTGGATATAAAACAGAAGTGATTGAAATGAATGATAGTGACCACGGTGGTTTTAAAGAAATCAGTTTCACTATTAATGGACAAGGTGCTTATTCTAAATTGAAATATGAAAACGGTGCTCACCGTGTACAACGTGTACCAGAAACTGAATCAGGCGGGCGTATCCATACTTCTACGGCTACAGTGGCTGTATTGCCTGAAGCGGAAGATGTAGAAGTAGATATTAAAGATGCTGATTTGAAAATTGAAACTTACCGTTCAAGCGGTGCAGGTGGACAACACGTCAATACGACTGACTCAGCAGTACGTATTACACACTTGCCAACAGGAATTATTGCGACTTCATCAGAAAAATCTCAAATTCAAAACCGTGAGAAAGCTTTAAAAGTATTAAAAGCACGTGTTTATGATATGAAATTACAAGAAGAACAAGAAAAATATGATTCAGAACGTAAATCAGCTGTTGGTACAGGAGACCGTTCAGAACGTATTCGTACGTATAACTATCCGCAAAACCGTGTAACCGATCATCGTATTGGTTTGACGATTCAAAAATTAGATCAAATTGTTGAAGGTAAATTAGAGGAAATCATTGACGCTTTAACAATGTCTGAACAGACTGAGAAATTGAAAGAATTGAATAACGTTGACCTATAG
- the prmC gene encoding peptide chain release factor N(5)-glutamine methyltransferase, whose product MTYREAVLQASQQATARGFESKRAEWLLTDLFEWSFTDYVMHMNEQIPDDKYALFQSAVQRMLKGEPIQYITGTQSFLGEKFQVDERCLIPRPETEEVFMHFQTHCKQNAVVADIGTGSGILAVMLKLLRPDLEVYATDLYDGPLEIAQQNAKAHHTNVTFLKGNALEPIVERNIRLDGLISNPPYIDFAEAADMTETVLDFEPHQALFADNQGLAVYIAIIEQLPFVMNEKSLVVFEIGYEQGTVLKAIIEDKYPHLNVEVIADINNNDRIVSFYWTSK is encoded by the coding sequence TTGACCTATAGAGAGGCTGTGCTGCAAGCTTCACAACAAGCGACAGCAAGAGGGTTTGAATCAAAACGTGCAGAATGGCTGCTGACTGATTTATTTGAGTGGTCATTCACTGATTATGTGATGCATATGAATGAACAAATTCCTGATGATAAGTATGCACTTTTCCAATCTGCCGTTCAAAGAATGCTGAAGGGAGAACCGATTCAATATATTACGGGAACTCAAAGTTTCTTAGGCGAAAAATTCCAAGTAGATGAGCGGTGTTTAATTCCGCGTCCTGAAACCGAAGAAGTATTCATGCATTTTCAAACACATTGCAAACAAAATGCAGTAGTAGCGGATATCGGGACAGGAAGCGGAATTCTTGCAGTGATGCTGAAGCTATTACGCCCTGACTTGGAAGTTTATGCCACAGATTTGTATGATGGACCGCTAGAAATAGCACAGCAAAATGCGAAAGCCCATCATACAAATGTTACTTTCTTAAAAGGGAATGCACTAGAGCCGATTGTAGAACGCAACATTCGTTTGGATGGACTCATTTCAAATCCACCTTATATTGACTTTGCTGAAGCTGCTGATATGACCGAAACAGTTTTAGACTTCGAACCGCATCAAGCTTTGTTTGCTGATAACCAAGGTTTAGCAGTTTATATAGCAATCATTGAACAGCTGCCATTTGTTATGAATGAGAAGAGTTTGGTGGTATTTGAAATCGGATACGAACAAGGAACAGTATTAAAAGCAATTATCGAAGATAAATATCCGCACCTTAATGTGGAAGTCATTGCAGATATTAATAATAATGATCGAATTGTCTCTTTTTATTGGACATCAAAGTAG
- a CDS encoding L-threonylcarbamoyladenylate synthase — MQTKIWDLSKNIDSSKAETAIKEIAEIYKKGGLVAIPTETVYGLGANAKDDAAVKKIYEAKGRPSDNPLIVHIYEAAQMDDFIAEIPEKAQRLMNVFWPGPISFILPLKEGYLCERVSGGLSSIAVRMPSHPVGRVILKETRLPIAAPSANLSGRPSPTTFDHVFYDLNGKVDGIVNGDQSEEGLESTVLDCTQYPFRIARPGAITVEMIEQVIPGSVDTTTILNTEKPIAPGMKYKHYSPDTPVMMLTDLNTVITPDKDWENTLFAVPASLKHYVPKTAIYRELSVDELDLKNANHNLYQILHELDTETNIEQGYIFKFPENDESQAFLNRLAKATGNQEIGAAQL; from the coding sequence ATGCAGACAAAAATATGGGATTTAAGTAAAAATATTGATTCGTCAAAAGCTGAAACAGCAATAAAGGAAATTGCTGAAATTTATAAAAAAGGCGGTTTAGTCGCAATACCTACTGAAACTGTGTATGGTCTCGGTGCTAATGCTAAAGATGATGCGGCTGTGAAAAAGATTTACGAAGCAAAAGGACGACCATCAGATAATCCATTAATCGTCCATATATACGAAGCAGCACAAATGGATGATTTTATTGCTGAAATTCCTGAGAAGGCACAACGGTTGATGAATGTATTCTGGCCCGGACCTATTTCCTTTATCTTACCTTTAAAAGAAGGTTATTTATGCGAAAGAGTTTCTGGCGGTTTGTCCTCAATTGCTGTCAGAATGCCGAGCCACCCAGTCGGACGTGTAATATTGAAAGAAACAAGACTTCCGATTGCTGCACCAAGTGCTAATTTGAGCGGTCGTCCATCTCCTACAACCTTTGACCATGTCTTTTATGATTTGAATGGCAAGGTAGATGGAATTGTAAACGGCGATCAGAGCGAAGAAGGCTTAGAAAGCACAGTCTTAGATTGTACGCAGTATCCATTTAGAATAGCCAGACCCGGTGCAATAACAGTGGAAATGATTGAACAAGTTATTCCTGGAAGTGTCGATACTACAACTATTCTCAATACTGAAAAACCCATTGCACCAGGTATGAAATATAAACATTATTCACCAGATACTCCTGTTATGATGCTGACAGACTTAAATACAGTAATTACACCTGATAAGGATTGGGAAAATACATTATTTGCTGTACCCGCTTCTCTTAAACACTATGTTCCAAAGACTGCAATATATAGAGAATTAAGTGTAGACGAGTTGGATTTGAAAAATGCTAATCATAATTTATATCAAATTCTGCATGAGTTAGATACCGAGACAAATATTGAACAAGGTTATATTTTTAAATTTCCTGAAAATGATGAAAGTCAAGCTTTCTTAAACCGCTTAGCAAAAGCTACTGGAAATCAAGAAATAGGAGCTGCTCAACTATGA
- a CDS encoding low molecular weight protein arginine phosphatase, translating to MKIIFVCTGNTCRSPIAESIAKKLMPQHEIMSRGLFAMDSQPLSVYAAQILKEENFTSPTHAQQLRKVDLDADLILTMTADHKQQIQMMYAQPLPVYTLYEYIEQPGEVSDPYGGSYSDYQNIYKELYYLITELQHRIDFL from the coding sequence ATGAAAATAATTTTTGTGTGTACAGGTAATACTTGCAGAAGCCCTATAGCTGAAAGTATTGCAAAAAAGTTGATGCCACAGCATGAGATTATGTCTCGAGGATTATTCGCTATGGATAGTCAGCCACTGTCTGTATATGCTGCACAAATTTTAAAGGAAGAAAATTTCACATCTCCGACACATGCACAGCAGTTAAGAAAAGTAGATTTGGATGCAGATTTAATCTTAACGATGACTGCAGATCATAAACAACAAATACAAATGATGTATGCGCAACCATTACCGGTTTATACGCTTTATGAATATATCGAACAGCCAGGAGAAGTTTCAGATCCTTACGGTGGCAGTTATTCCGACTATCAAAATATTTATAAAGAGCTCTATTATTTGATTACGGAATTGCAACATCGCATCGACTTTCTATGA
- a CDS encoding TIGR01440 family protein, whose product MENLKLLLDELQEQDFFKAGEICVIGCSTSEVLGERIGSVGSIDVAQQIFDALMKVSNDTGVIFAFQGCEHINRAITIEREHFNPLTMEEVTVVPAVHAGGSMSTYAYRHMKDPMVVEAITATRGIDIGQTMIGMHIKHVAIPVRTSVKTVGDAVVTIASSRPKLIGGERAHYTL is encoded by the coding sequence ATGGAAAATTTGAAGTTGTTGCTAGATGAATTACAAGAACAAGATTTCTTTAAAGCTGGTGAAATTTGCGTTATCGGCTGTTCTACATCTGAAGTGCTTGGAGAAAGAATCGGTTCTGTTGGTTCAATTGATGTCGCACAGCAAATCTTTGACGCTTTAATGAAAGTAAGTAATGATACTGGCGTTATTTTCGCTTTTCAGGGATGTGAGCACATTAATAGGGCAATTACAATCGAACGTGAACATTTCAATCCACTTACAATGGAAGAAGTCACAGTTGTACCCGCTGTCCATGCTGGAGGCAGTATGTCCACATATGCTTATCGTCATATGAAAGATCCCATGGTAGTCGAAGCGATTACAGCAACACGTGGAATCGATATTGGACAAACTATGATTGGGATGCACATTAAACATGTTGCCATTCCTGTTCGAACTTCAGTCAAAACAGTCGGAGATGCAGTTGTCACGATTGCTTCTTCCAGACCGAAATTGATTGGCGGCGAACGTGCTCACTATACTTTATAA
- the glyA gene encoding serine hydroxymethyltransferase has protein sequence MSFIEKEDKAVFEAIQNEYNRQNNNIELIASENFVSEAVMEAQGSVLTNKYAEGYPGRRYYGGCQYVDVTETLAIERAKELFGAEHVNVQPHSGSQANMAVYLVALDYGDTVLGMNLSHGGHLTHGAKVNFSGKFYNFVEYGVDKETERIDYEEVRRLAQENKPKLIVAGASAYPREIDFKKFKEIADEVGAKLMVDMAHIAGLVAAGLHQNPVDYADFVTTTTHKTLRGPRGGMILTKEEYAKQIDKTIFPGIQGGPLEHVIAAKAVAFGEALNPDFKDYQEQVIKNAKVLAETLVKEGFRVVSGGTDNHLVAVDVKGSFGITGKEAEEALDEVGITCNKNTIPFDQEKPFVTSGLRLGTPAATTRGFQEADFEEVAKIISLVVQNPKNEAKLKEASDRVAALTSKHPLYK, from the coding sequence ATGTCATTTATCGAAAAGGAAGACAAAGCAGTATTTGAAGCAATTCAAAATGAATACAACCGCCAGAATAACAACATTGAACTTATTGCATCTGAAAACTTTGTATCTGAAGCAGTTATGGAAGCACAAGGCTCAGTATTAACGAATAAGTATGCTGAAGGTTATCCTGGTCGCCGCTATTATGGTGGTTGCCAATATGTCGATGTTACTGAAACATTAGCAATTGAACGTGCGAAAGAACTATTCGGTGCTGAACATGTAAACGTTCAACCGCACTCAGGTTCTCAAGCCAATATGGCAGTTTACTTAGTAGCATTAGATTACGGCGATACTGTATTAGGTATGAATTTAAGCCATGGAGGCCATTTAACTCATGGTGCCAAAGTGAATTTCAGCGGTAAGTTCTACAACTTTGTTGAATATGGAGTAGATAAAGAAACAGAACGTATTGACTATGAAGAAGTACGTCGTCTTGCTCAAGAAAACAAACCTAAGTTAATTGTTGCAGGCGCATCTGCTTATCCTCGTGAAATCGACTTCAAGAAATTCAAAGAAATTGCTGACGAAGTCGGTGCTAAACTAATGGTAGATATGGCACATATCGCTGGTCTTGTGGCAGCCGGATTGCATCAAAATCCTGTTGATTATGCAGACTTTGTTACTACAACAACACATAAGACTCTAAGAGGCCCTCGTGGCGGAATGATTCTTACTAAAGAAGAATATGCTAAACAAATTGATAAAACGATCTTCCCAGGTATTCAAGGCGGTCCGTTAGAGCACGTAATCGCTGCAAAAGCAGTAGCATTTGGTGAAGCATTGAATCCTGATTTCAAAGATTATCAAGAACAAGTGATTAAGAATGCGAAAGTCTTAGCTGAAACATTGGTTAAAGAAGGCTTCAGAGTTGTTTCAGGTGGAACTGATAACCACTTAGTAGCTGTTGATGTTAAAGGTTCATTCGGTATTACAGGGAAAGAAGCGGAAGAAGCTCTTGATGAAGTAGGTATCACTTGTAATAAGAACACCATTCCTTTCGATCAAGAAAAACCTTTCGTTACAAGTGGTTTGCGCTTAGGTACACCAGCAGCTACAACACGGGGATTCCAAGAGGCAGATTTTGAAGAAGTAGCTAAAATTATTAGCTTAGTTGTTCAAAATCCTAAAAATGAAGCGAAATTAAAAGAAGCAAGTGATCGTGTAGCAGCTTTGACTTCAAAACATCCATTATATAAATAA
- the upp gene encoding uracil phosphoribosyltransferase produces the protein MGKVHVFDHPLIQHKMSYIRDANTGTKEFRELVDEVGMLMAYEVTRDLELQDVEIETPVTKTTAKRLSGKKLAFVPILRAGLGMTQGILSLIPAARVGHVGLYRDPETLKAVEYFVKLPQDIEEREIVVVDPMLATGASAIEAINSLKTRGAKNIRFMCLIAAPEGVEKLQEAHPDVDIFIAALDEKLNDKAYITPGLGDAGDRLFGTK, from the coding sequence ATGGGTAAAGTACATGTATTTGACCATCCGCTTATTCAACATAAAATGAGTTATATCCGTGATGCAAACACGGGCACTAAAGAATTCAGAGAACTAGTTGATGAAGTCGGTATGTTGATGGCTTACGAAGTAACCAGAGATTTAGAACTTCAAGACGTTGAAATTGAAACGCCTGTTACCAAAACAACTGCGAAAAGATTGTCAGGAAAGAAATTAGCATTTGTACCTATTTTAAGAGCTGGTTTAGGAATGACTCAAGGTATCTTAAGTTTGATTCCAGCTGCCAGAGTAGGGCACGTAGGATTGTACCGTGATCCTGAAACATTGAAAGCAGTAGAATATTTTGTGAAATTGCCACAAGATATTGAAGAACGTGAAATCGTAGTAGTAGACCCTATGTTAGCAACAGGTGCTTCTGCGATTGAAGCTATTAATTCTTTGAAAACACGCGGTGCGAAAAATATTCGCTTTATGTGCCTGATTGCTGCGCCTGAAGGTGTAGAAAAATTACAAGAAGCACATCCAGATGTAGATATCTTTATTGCAGCTCTTGATGAAAAGTTGAATGATAAAGCATATATCACACCAGGTTTAGGCGACGCTGGCGACCGTTTATTCGGTACAAAATAA
- the wecB gene encoding non-hydrolyzing UDP-N-acetylglucosamine 2-epimerase, which translates to MKKIMTVFGTRPEAIKMAPLVAQLKKEETLEAVVAVTAQHREMLDSVLDTFDIRPDYDLNIMQAGQTLSDITSKVLKGLEAVIKKEKPDMILVHGDTMTTFASALAAFYNQVAIGHVEAGLRTWNKYSPYPEEMNRQMVSDLADIHFAPTQQAADNLLAENHPADTIAITGNTAIDAMSTTIKEDYQSDIIAKHLGKKIILLTAHRRENIGIPMEHIFKAVREIVEQHNDVVVVYPMHKNPKVREIACKYLGNHERIELIEPLEVIDFHNFAHQSYLILTDSGGIQEEAPSLGKPVLVLRDTTERPEGVKAGTLKLVGTEEADIFQTTDLLLKDGMKYREMSEKANPYGDGHASERICDNIKYYFGLTDKKPNDFGENKDNFE; encoded by the coding sequence ATGAAGAAGATTATGACTGTATTCGGAACGAGACCAGAAGCTATCAAAATGGCTCCTTTAGTCGCACAATTAAAAAAAGAAGAGACGTTAGAAGCAGTTGTAGCCGTAACCGCACAACATCGTGAAATGCTTGACTCTGTATTAGATACGTTTGATATTCGTCCAGATTATGATTTGAATATCATGCAAGCAGGTCAAACACTTTCTGATATTACTTCGAAGGTATTGAAAGGATTAGAAGCGGTGATTAAAAAGGAAAAACCTGATATGATTCTCGTCCATGGTGATACCATGACAACTTTTGCAAGCGCCTTAGCGGCCTTTTATAATCAAGTGGCAATAGGGCATGTAGAAGCTGGGTTAAGGACTTGGAATAAATATTCGCCGTACCCTGAAGAAATGAATCGTCAAATGGTCAGTGATTTAGCAGATATTCATTTTGCTCCTACGCAACAAGCAGCTGATAATTTATTAGCCGAAAATCATCCGGCTGATACGATAGCAATTACTGGCAATACAGCAATAGATGCGATGTCTACCACGATTAAAGAGGATTATCAGTCTGACATTATCGCCAAGCATCTAGGGAAGAAAATAATACTGCTGACCGCACATCGACGTGAAAATATCGGTATACCCATGGAACATATTTTTAAAGCAGTGAGAGAAATCGTTGAACAACATAACGATGTCGTCGTTGTATATCCGATGCACAAGAACCCTAAAGTCAGAGAAATTGCATGCAAATATCTAGGCAATCATGAACGTATTGAGTTGATCGAACCATTGGAAGTCATTGATTTTCATAATTTTGCACATCAATCTTATTTAATTCTTACTGACTCTGGAGGCATTCAAGAAGAAGCACCTTCACTAGGTAAACCTGTACTCGTATTACGAGATACAACTGAAAGACCTGAAGGAGTCAAAGCAGGAACCCTTAAATTAGTAGGAACAGAAGAAGCGGATATCTTCCAAACAACTGATTTATTGTTGAAAGATGGTATGAAATATCGAGAAATGAGCGAGAAGGCCAATCCATATGGTGATGGTCATGCATCTGAACGTATTTGTGACAATATTAAGTACTATTTTGGTCTCACCGATAAGAAACCGAATGATTTTGGCGAAAATAAAGACAATTTTGAATAA
- a CDS encoding ATP synthase subunit I — protein MKQFNIIFKKYLQYYIYWLSVLVIIALIIPKPFIIGLIIGSFGSLINTYIFELYLSKAQKEETSQVSTGGFWRYLVAFLACCTWLFFKNQVNIIGVMIGLMISYILIILRPFLHKM, from the coding sequence ATGAAGCAGTTCAACATTATTTTCAAGAAGTATCTTCAATATTACATTTATTGGTTGTCAGTGTTGGTTATTATTGCACTAATAATACCAAAGCCTTTCATTATTGGCCTTATTATCGGTTCATTTGGTTCTTTAATCAATACATACATCTTTGAATTATATTTATCTAAGGCGCAGAAAGAGGAGACGTCTCAGGTATCAACAGGTGGTTTTTGGCGATATCTTGTTGCTTTTCTAGCCTGCTGCACCTGGCTTTTCTTTAAAAACCAAGTGAATATTATTGGTGTAATGATTGGTTTGATGATTTCATATATTTTGATCATCTTACGACCATTTCTTCACAAAATGTAA
- the atpB gene encoding F0F1 ATP synthase subunit A, whose amino-acid sequence MQHKSPVVTWDLFGLDIKFNLASILMVIITSLIVLVIAIACTRNLQKRPTGKQNFIEWIFDFVRGIIESNLAWKKGGQFHFLAVTLIMFIFIGNMLGLPFAIVIDHTLWWKSPTADATVTLTLAVMIILLTHYYGIKMRGAGNYFKGYGQPFLALTPVNIFEEFTNTLTLGLRLYGNIYAGEILIGLLSSLIIGHAAWGWIIGVPGLIAWQGFSIFIGTIQAYIFIMLSMVYMSHKIADDH is encoded by the coding sequence ATGCAACATAAAAGCCCTGTAGTTACTTGGGATTTGTTCGGTTTGGATATTAAATTCAACTTAGCAAGTATATTAATGGTAATCATTACTTCGCTTATTGTTTTAGTGATAGCTATAGCTTGTACTCGTAACTTGCAGAAACGTCCGACCGGCAAACAAAACTTTATCGAGTGGATTTTTGACTTTGTTAGAGGCATTATCGAAAGTAACTTAGCTTGGAAAAAGGGTGGACAATTCCATTTCTTAGCAGTTACGTTGATTATGTTTATCTTCATCGGTAACATGCTCGGATTGCCTTTCGCAATTGTTATTGACCATACATTGTGGTGGAAATCTCCGACAGCAGACGCTACTGTTACATTAACTTTAGCGGTTATGATTATTCTGTTGACGCATTATTATGGTATTAAAATGCGTGGAGCTGGAAACTACTTCAAAGGCTATGGCCAACCATTCCTTGCATTAACACCTGTCAATATATTTGAAGAATTTACAAATACATTGACACTCGGCTTACGGTTATACGGTAACATTTATGCAGGTGAGATTTTAATCGGCTTATTATCATCCTTGATAATCGGTCATGCAGCATGGGGTTGGATTATCGGTGTGCCTGGCTTAATCGCTTGGCAAGGATTCTCTATCTTTATCGGTACAATCCAAGCATATATCTTTATCATGCTGTCCATGGTTTATATGTCCCATAAAATTGCGGACGATCACTAG